AGGCGTTCGGCGAGAACCTTCTCGCTGATCCCCGCCACCGCCCGTCGGATTTGACTCGGACGCATGGGGCCACCCTCGAGCTGCTGGAGGATCTGGATCATCCACTTGCAGCCGAGCACGTCGGCCAGCATTTCGAGCTCTTTCCGGGCCGAGTCGTCCATCGCGCCTCCTCGAGCTTACCACGCGGTAGTTACCGGATGGTGCGCACTTCCACGCCGCCGCCAGCCGCGCTACGGTCCCCGGCGGAGGCGGAGCCCGGCGCTCCGCATTGGCAGCCTGGAGGACAGTCTATGGCCATCAGAAAAATGCTGCTCGCGGCGTCGATCGGTTGCGGTATTGCCCTCGCCGGCCTGGTCGTCCACACGGCCTCGGCGCAGTCGGACCGGCCGAATCCATCCGTGCAGCTTCCCGACTACCGCAACTGGACCCACCTCAAGTCGATGGTGATCTTCGACGAATCGCACCACCTCTACAACGCGTTCGGCGGCATGCACCACGTCTACGCCAACGACAAGGCGCTGCCGGCGAGCAAGACCGGAGGCCCCTACCCCGACGGAAGCGCTCTCGTCTTCGTCCTCTATGACATCGAGAACGCCGGCGGTGCCTACCAGGCGACGGAGAAGAAGCTGACGGCGCTGATGCTCAAGGACTCGAAGCGCTTCGCATCGACCGGCGGCTGGGCGTTCCAGGCCTGGAACCGCGACGGCCAGGCCCTGGTCACCGACGGAGGTCGCTCTTGCTACGCCTGCCACCGGAACGGCGCCGGTGACAGCGATCTCGTCTTCTCCCGTTTCGTGCCTTGAGCGGACGTTTTTGGTGCGGGTGGCGCTTCCGGCCGGCGGCTGGGAGGCGCGGGGCTCCTCGGAGCCGAGGGAGGATGGGCGCCGCGTGGCGTGCCGGGATCGTCGCTGGAGCGGCGCTCGCCACCCTCGGCGGTGCCGCCCGGGGACAGGCGTGCGGTCCCGGGTCGGTGCTCGATGCCCTGGCGGGCGCCGACCGCGTCCTGTGGCTCGGCGCGCATCCGGACGACGAGAACAGCTCCGGCGGTTTCGTCGCCCGCGCCAAGGACGTCGCCGGACAGCTCTTCATGGCGACGCTCACGCGCGGCGAGAACAGCGACCGCGTGTGGGACGGACTCTGCCGCGGAAGCCAGATCGGACGGGCGCGTGCGGAGCTGTTCGCGGAGTCGGCGGCCTACTACATGGCCGACGGTTACGACATCGGTCCCTTCGTCAACGGCCCGCACTCGCTCGCCGAACTCGACGCGCAATGCCCGCCCGGCGCCCCGTTCGAGCCTTGGCCCGCGTCGGCGACGCCAGCCGACGTCCGCGCCAAGTGGACGGCTGACGCCGGAGACCCGGTCGCGTGGATCGTGTCTCTCCTGCGCGCCCGACGGCCGGACGTGGTGATCGCCATGGACGAGTTTTGCGGGGTGAGCGGCCACATCGAGCACCGCGCGCTCGCCGGGATGCTCCTCGAGGCGATCCCCGCGGCAGCCGACCCAAATCGCTATCCGGACAGCGGTCCCGCATGGTGCGTCGGGCGCGTCGTGTTCAGCGCCCACCTGATCGATGCGCTCGCGGACTGCGGGCTGTGCAAGTGCGCCGGACCGGCGCCGATGGAACCGGTCGATCCGGTGCTGGCGCTCGAGCCGTCGGCCACGCACGGCCACACGTACTACTGGGTCGCCTGTCTGGCGAAAACCAACTACGCAACGACGATGAACGGGCTCGACTGGACGGATGCCATGATCCGCGCCTACTGCACCAGCGACGAGGCCGCGGCGCTTGGCGCCTACGCGGCCGGATCCCGCGCCTATCCGATCGTCGAGCCGTACCGGGTCCGCTCCCCTTCGCTGCACGCTCCGACACGAAGTCTGCTCCGCTGGACTGCGTCCGGCAGCGCGTACGATCTGATCCGCGGCGACCTGGGAGCGCTGCGCTCCTCGGGCGGCGCCTTCGACATGGCCCTCGAGACCTGCCTCGCGGACGACTGGCCTGATGAGGAGTTCCTGGACGCCGCGTCTCCCGCGGGGCGTGCCGGGTGGTGGTACCTCGTGCGCGCCGGAGCCTGTGCCGGGACGGAAAGCTACGACACGGGCGCCGCATCGCAGCGCGGATGCCGGGACCCCGAGCTGGGCGGCGCCGCGAATGCCTGTCCGTAGCGGCCGCCGAGCGGCCGCCCCGGCGTCGCCGCCGGCCTCGGCCGCCATGTCCCTCGCACGAGGTCGTCCGGCCACCGTGCGGGGGAAACCGGCCCGCGGAACCGTGACGGCCGGCGTTCCGCGCCCCCCACGACCCGCTTCCGTCCCTTCCGCCATGAAGGAAGGATGCACATGCCTCCGGAGCTTAGGCCCGGGGACTTCCTACCCGCTGCGGCCAGCTTCGGTGAGGCGGCTAGGAGCGTCTCCTCCGTTCGGCTCGGCGGCAGCCCGAAGGACGCGTAGGCGGTCCTGAGTTCGCCGATCGCCGCGCGGACGCTCCTGCCTCCGGCGATCGCCGCGGGGGCGGTTCTTCGACGCGCAGGCGCGAAGCACGGCTGCCGGCCCCGTGTGCTCGGAGACCGCGGCTGCCGGGGCCGATTCCCGCTGGCGCA
The Acidobacteriota bacterium DNA segment above includes these coding regions:
- a CDS encoding cytochrome C: MVRTSTPPPAALRSPAEAEPGAPHWQPGGQSMAIRKMLLAASIGCGIALAGLVVHTASAQSDRPNPSVQLPDYRNWTHLKSMVIFDESHHLYNAFGGMHHVYANDKALPASKTGGPYPDGSALVFVLYDIENAGGAYQATEKKLTALMLKDSKRFASTGGWAFQAWNRDGQALVTDGGRSCYACHRNGAGDSDLVFSRFVP
- a CDS encoding transcriptional regulator, with protein sequence MDDSARKELEMLADVLGCKWMIQILQQLEGGPMRPSQIRRAVAGISEKVLAERL